In Blastococcus saxobsidens DD2, the genomic stretch GTCGTAGGTCGGCGAGAACGGCGGCGCGTAGGAGAGGTCGGAGCCGGCGAGGTCCTCGGCGGTCATCCCCGCCCAGATCGCGGCGGCCAGCACGTCGATCCGCTTCCCCGAGCCGGGGCCGCCGACGATCTGGGCACCGAGCAGCCGCCCCGACCCGGCCTCGCTGAGGAGCTTGATCGCGACCTCCTCGGCGCCGGGGTAGTAGCCGGCCTTCGTCGTCGCCTCGATGGTGTCGGAGCGGTAGTCGAATCCCGCCTGCTCGGCCTCGGTGGTGCACAGCCCGGTGCGGCCGATCTCCAGCTCCCCCACCTTGGTCAGCGCGGTCCCCAGCACCCCGGCGAAGCGGGCGGCCCGTCCGCCGATGACCGAGCCGGCCACCCGCCCCTGCTTGTTCGCATGGGTGCCCAGCGCAACGTGGGTGGCCTCGCCGGTGACCCGGTGGAAGGTCTGCGAGCAGTCGCCGGCCGCGTAGATCTCCGGGTGCGAGCGGGTGCGCTGGGTGCGGTCGACGGCGATGGCGCCGGTGGTGCCGAGCCGGATGCCGGCCCGCTCCGCCAGCGCCACCTCCGGACCCATGCCGAGGCCGAGGACGATCAGGTCGGCGTCGTAGCTGCCCGCGTCGGTGCGCACCCCCCGCGCCCGGCCCGACTCGTCCACCAGGATCTCGCGGACCGCCTGGTCGGGATGCATCTCCATGCCCATGGCGCCCATGCCGGCGCAGACCCGCTCGGCCATGTCGGCGTCGAGCAGCTGCATCGGCAGCGGGTCGGCGAGGACGACGGTGACCTCAAGCCCGCGACGCTGCAGCGCCTCGGCCATCTCCAGCCCGATGTAGCCGCCGCCCAGGACCAGGGCACGGCGCGGGCCGGCGTCCAGGGCGGCCCGGATGGCGGCGCCGTCGTCGAGCCGGTGGACGCCGAAGACGCCCGGGGCGTCCAGGCCCGGGATCGGCGGACGGTTCGGGCGCCCTCCGGTGGCCACGAGAAGTCGGTCGTAGCCGATCCGCTCGCCGGTGTCCGTGACGACCTTCCCGGCGCCGGCGTCGATCTCGACCGCGCGGGTGCGGGTGTGCACGGTGATGTCCCGGGCTGCGAACTCCGCCGGCGTCCGGGCGATCAGCGCGTCCCGGTCCTCGACCTGACCGCCCACCCAGTACGGGATGCCGCAGGCGGAGTAGGAGACGACGTCGCCCTGCTCCAGCACGACGATCTCCAGGTCGTCGGCCGTCCTGAGCCGGCGGGCCTGGGCCGCCGCCGACATCCCTGCCGCGTCGCCGCCGATGACGAGGAACCGTTCCGTGCTCATCGCCCCAGCGTGGCATCGCGGTGCGCGGCGCGGAACACGGTTCCCGGATTGAGCAACCCGGCGGGGTCCAGCGCGGACTTGATCGAGCGGTGCACGTCCAGCGCCACCGGGCCGATCTCCCGCTCCAGCCAGTCCACCTTGATCACGCCGACCCCGTGCTCGCCGGTGATGGTGCCCCCGAGGGCCAGGCCCAACTCGAGGATGTCGTCGAAGGCGGCGAAGGCCCGCTCCCGCTGGTCGGCGTCGACCGGATCGAAGCAGATGGTCGGGTGCATGTTGCCGTCACCGGCGTGCCCGACGACGCCGATGGTGAGCGCCCGGGCCGCGGCGACGGTGTCGCAGCCGTCGAGGAACTGCGCGATGCGGGAACGGGGTACGGCGACGTCGTCGATCAGCGTGCTGCCCAGCTGCTCCAGCGCCGGCAGGGCCATCCGGCGGGCGGCGAGCAGCAGGTCGCCCTCGGCGGGGTCGTCGGTGGAGTGGACGAACTCCGCACCGGCCTCCCGGCACAGCTCCTCCAGCGCCGCGATCTCCTGGGCGGCCGCCTCTCCCCCGGCGTCGGACTGCGCGACCAGCAGGGCACGCGCGTCGCGGTCCAGGTCGGCCTTGAGCAGGTCGTCGACCGCGCGGATGCAGGTGTTGTCCATGACCTCCAGCAGGCTCGGCACGAGCCCGCTGGTCACCACCCGCTCGACGACCTGGCCGGTCTGCGCGGTCGTGGCGAACGTGGCGGCCAGCGTCACCGGCTTCTTCGGCGCCGGCCGCAGCGCGAGGGTCGCCTCCGTGATGATCCCCAGCGTGCCCTCGGAGCCGACGAACAGCCGGGCCAGGTCGTAGCCCGTCACGCCCTTCACCGTGCGCCGCCCGGTGCGCAGCACCCGGCCGTCGGCGAGCACGACCTCCAGCCCGAGCACGTAGTCGGTGGTGACGCCGTACTTGACGCAGCACAGGCCGCCGGAGTTGGTGGAGAGGTTGCCACCGATCGTGCACCAGTCGTAGCTCGACGGGTCGGGTGGGTAGAACAGGCCGGCACCGGCGACGGCGTCCCGCAGCTGCTTGTTCACCACCCCCGGCTGGACGACGGCCAGCCGGTCGGCCGGGGAGATCTCCAGGACGGCGTCCATCCGGGTCATGACCACGGTGATGCCGCCATCGACGGCGTTGCTGGCCCCGGCCAGCCCCGAGCCGGCGCCGCGGGGCACAACCGGGAGCCCGTGCCGGGCCGCCACCCGCATCACCGCGACGACGTCGTCGGTGCAGCGGGGGAAGACCACGGCGGCGGGCGTGCCGGCGGGCGCCAGCATGGCCTGGTCACGGGCGTAGCCGGCCGTGACGTCCGGGTCGGTGAGGACGGAGTCAGCGCCCAGGGCGTCGGTCAGCTCGGCGAGCCACGTCGCCGTCGTCGTGGTCACCGTCACACCGTACGACCCCGCCGCGTTGATCAGGTCACCTGATCGTCAAGGATCCTGGCTCAGCACCGGTGGTGAGCCAGGACCCGGAATGATCAGCTCACCTGATCATTCCGGGCGGTCAGCCCAGGGCGAGGTCGGCGAGGGCGAAGGCGGCCCGGTACTCGAAGCCGGCTTCCTCGACCGCCGCACGGCCGCCGCGGTCGACGATGACCGCGACGGCCACCACCTCGGCGCCGGCCTCCTGCAGGGCCCGGGCGGCGGTGAGCGGGCTGCCACCGGTCGTGGAGACGTCCTCGACGACGACGACGGCGCGGCCGGCGACGTCGGGGCCCTCGATCCGCCGCTGCAGCCCGTGGGCCTTGTCCGCCTTGCGGACGACGCATGCGTCGAGGAAGCCCTCCCCCGCCGCGGCCGCGTGCAGCATCGCCGTCGCCACCGGGTCGGCGCCCAGGGTCAGCCCACCCACGACGTCGTAGCGCAGGTCGCCGGTGAGCTGGCGCATCACCCGGCCGACCAGCGGCGCGCCCTCGTGGTGGAGCGTGACCCGGCGCAGATCGATGTACCAGTCGGCCTCCTGCCCCGAGGAGAGCGTGACCTTCCCGTGCACCACGGCCAGGTCGAGGATCAGCCGGTGCAGCCGGTCACGGTCGGGCAGGGCAGGCGCAGCCGTCATGGGCCCGACCCTAGAACCGACGCGGGGCGGCCGTCCGACCGGAGTGGGACGACGGTCCTGCGTTCCCCCTGCGGCCGCGGCCGGCGAGGGGGCCTCGCTCACCTGCCGGCCGGCTCGAGGACCTGGTCGATGATGTAGACGGTGGCGTTGGCGGTCTGGACGTTGCCGCAGATCACCGAGGCCTCCATGCCGACGACGGTGCCGTCCGCGGCGATGGAGAAGTCCTCACCGGAGCCCGCGATGGTGACCTGGTCGTCGTTCAGCGTGGGGTGCGTCCCGGCCAGCTCGTCGGGGGCGAGGCGCCCCGGGATGACGTGGTGGGTGAGCACCGTGGTCAGCGCGGGGGTGTCGGCCAGCAGGGCGTTCAGCGCATCGGCCGGGACGGCCGCGAACGCCGGGTCGGCCGGGGCCAGCACGGTGATGTCCGGGGTGGTGTTCAGGGTGTCCACCAGATTGGCGGCCTGGACGGCCCGCACCAGCGTCGACAGCGCCGGGTTGTTGCCGGCCGCGGTGGCCACCGGGGCGGTGCTCATGCCCTCGAAGCTGCCGGCGCCCTCGGTGGGCACGGCCGCGCAGCCCTCGCCGAACGGCCCCTCGGACACCGGCATGGCGGAGGTCTCCGGCACCGGGGACGCGCTCGGGGCGCTGGTGCCGGTGCTGGTGTCCGCGGCGGGGGTCTCGGCGGCGTCGTCCGAGCCGCAGGCGCTCAGCGTGATGGCGAGCGCGGAGACCGCGGTGAGGAGGACGCCGCGGGTACGAATGCGGTTCATGATCGGTGGTGCTCCTGTCGGGTCCAGGGCGAGGACGGTGTCGCGATCGGTCGGGATGGTGCGCCGGCTGCGGGAGCGGCCGGGAGCGACGTCGTAGGGCAGCATCCACTGCCGCCCCAGGTCGGCGTCCACTTGCGGCGAGTGCTCGCCGACTCGACCGCGCCGCTCGTCCGCTACCTGCGCTACGCCGTCTCGGCCCGGGAGGTTGTCCTCCCGCCGGTCCCTGGCCCGGTGGACCGGGCGGCCGGCAGCGTGCCGGCGCTGCTGGTGATCCCCACGATGGTGACCGCCGGAGCAGTCACGGCCGTCTCGCTGCCGCAGTCAGTGCTGTCGGCGCGCGGCTGAGGCCCGGGCGGGATCCGGTCAGCCCTGGCCGGTGGCCCGCTGCCACTTGCGGAAGCGGTACCAGTCGTTGGAGGGCTTCAGGGCCAGGAGCACGACGCCGACCGCGGTGAGGACGATCTGGAACCAGGTCAGGGCCGTGACGAACGGCAGGGGACCGCTGGAGGCGCCCGCGAAGGGGGCCGACAGCAGAGCGAGGCCGCCGAGCACCCACAGGACGATCCGGGCCCAGTTGCGGCCCTTCCAGGCGAACCAGATGAAGAGCAGCTGCAGGAGCAGGATCAGCAGGCTGAACGCCACACCCAGCTGCAGGGTCAGCTCGGCGAAGGCCTCCGCGTCGATCCCTTCGAGCTCCGGGTCGCCGAACTGTCCACCGGCCTCCGACAGCGTCCAGTCGCGGAACTCCTCCCAGTTGAGCACCAGCGCGAGGGTGCCCACGGCGCTGAGCACCAGCGCGGCCAGGAAGGCGCCGATGCCGGCGCGGACGGTGACGGGACGCTCCATGGGCGTCGGGGCGTCGGGGCCCCAGCCGCTGGGCGCGCTCGGCGCCGGCGCGTAGCCGTAGGGCGTCTGGCCCGGCTGGGGCTGGCCGTGCTGGGGGTACTGAGGCTGCCCGTATGGCGGCTGCCCCGGCTGCGGCTGGCCGTACGGAGGCTGCCCGTACGGGGGCTGGCCGTACGGAGGCTGTCCCTGCGGCGGCTGGCCCTGCGGCGACGCCGGTGGCCAGCCCGGCTGCTGCCCGCCCTGCCCCTCCGGCTGTCCCTGCTGGCCGTGCTGGTCGTCCTGACCCGCCGTCATCACGCCTCCGCTCGTCGCTCCCCGTCTCCGCGATCATGGCGGACCGTACCGACGGGAACCAGCACGGCACGCGGTGCCACCCGATCAGAAGGGCGCCCGCCGCACCCGGTCGGGCCCGGCGGGCGCCCGCGGCCTCAGCCGCGGGTGACGCTCAGCCCGGCGTCGCCCTCACCGGCGACGGCGGCCGTCCAGTCCACGAGCACCTCGTCGCCGTCCCGGATCTCGCCGGAGAGCAGCGCCTTGGCCAGCTGGTCGCCGATCGCCGACTGCACCAGCCGGCGCAGCGGCCGCGCGCCGTACACCGGGTCGAACCCGTTGAGCGCCAGCCATTCCTCGGCGGCGTCCGTGACGCGCAGGGTGAGCCGCCGGGCGGCCAGCCGCCGGGCCAGCACGCCCACCTGGATGTCGACGATGCCGGTGAGCTCGTCACTGCCGAGGGCACGGAACACCACGACGTCGTCCAGCCGGTTGAGGAACTCCGGCTTGAAGTGCGACCGGACCACCTCCAGCACGGCGTCTCGCCGTCGCTCCTCCGGCACCGACTGGTCGGCGATGATCTGCGAGCCCAGGTTCGACGTCAGGATCAGGATGGTGTTCCGGAAGTCCACCGTCCGGCCCTGGCCGTCGGTCAGCCGGCCGTCGTCGAGCACCTGCAGGAGCACGTCGAAGACGTCGGAGTGCGCCTTCTCCACCTCGTCGAGCAGGACGACCGTGTACGGGCGCCGGCGCACCGCCTCGGTGAGCTGGCCGCCGGCCTCGTAGCCGACGTAGCCCGGAGGAGCACCCACCAGCCGGGCCACCGAGTGCTTCTCGGAGTACTCGCTCATGTCGATGCGCACCATGGCGCGCTCGTCGTCGAACAGGAACTCCGCCAGCGCCTTGGCGAGCTCCGTCTTGCCGACACCCGTGGGCCCGAGGAACAGGAAGGAACCGGTCGGCCGGTCGGGGTCGGCCACGCCGGAGCGCGCACGACGCACGGCATCCGAAACAGCTCGGACCGCATCCGGTTGGCCGACGACCCGTGCGGCGAGCCCCTCTTCCATCCGCAGCAGCTTCTGCGTCTCGCCCTCGAGCAGCCGGCCGGCCGGGATGCCGGTCCAGGCCTGGACGACCTCGGCGATGTCGTCGGGGCCGACCTCCTCCTTCAGCATGGAGTCGCCGGTCTCGACCGAGGACTCGGCCTCGGCGAGCGCCTTCTCCAGTTGCGGGAGCCGGCCGTAGCGGAGCTCGGCCGCCTGGGCGAGCCGGCCGTCCCGCTCGGCCCGCTCGGCCTCCAGGCGCGCCCGCTCCAGCTCCTCCTTGATCTGCTGGATGCGGACGATGGCGCTCTTGTCCTGCTGCCACCGGGCGGTCAGCTCGGCGAGCTCCTCGCGCTTGTCGGCGAGGTCCTCGCGGAGTGCGGCCAGCCGCTCGAGGGACGACGCGTCGTCCTCCTTGCCCAGCGCCATCTCCTCGATCTCCAGCCGGCGCACCGCCCGCTCCACCTCGTCGACCTCTACCGGGCGGCTGTCGATCTCCATGCGCAGCCGGCTGGCGGCCTCGTCGACCAGGTCGATGGCCTTGTCCGGCAGGAACCGGGACGTGACGTAGCGGTCGGACAGGGTGGCCGCGGCGACGATCGCGCCGTCGGTGATCCGGACACCGTGGTGCACCTCGTAGCGCTCCTTGAGCCCGCGCAGGATGCCGATCGTGTCCTCGACCGAGGGCTCGCCGACGAACACCTGCTGGAAACGGCGCTCCAGCGCGGCGTCCTTCTCGATGTGCTTGCGGAACTCGTCCAGCGTGGTGGCGCCCACCATGCGCAGCTCGCCGCGGGCGAGCATCGGCTTGATCATGTTGCCGGCGTCCATGGACGAGTCACTGGTCGCGCCGGCGCCCACGAGGGTGTGCAGCTCGTCGATGAAGGTGACGACCTGGCCCTCGGCCTCAGTGATCTCCTGGAGCACGGCCTTCAGCCGCTCCTCGAACTCACCGCGGTACTTCGCGCCGGCCACCATCGAGCCCAGGTCCAGCGCCATGAGCCGCTTGCCCTTGAGGCTCTCGGGCACGTCGCCGGCCACGATCCGCTGGGCCAGGCCCTCGACGATCGCCGTCTTGCCGACGCCCGGCTCACCGATGAGCACCGGGTTGTTCTTGGTCCGCCGCGACAGCACCTGCACGACCCGGCGGATCTCGGTGTCCCGGCCGATGACCGGGTCGATCTTCCCCTCGCGGGCCCGCTCGGTGAGGTCGACGGCGTACTTCTCCAGCGCCTGGAAGGTGCTCTCCGGGTCCGCCGTCGTCACCTTGCGGTTGCCGCGGACGGTGCGGAAGGCCGCCACGAGCGCATCCGGGGTGGCACCGGAGCCGGTCAGCACCGCACCCGCCTCGCCCTCGGAACCGGCGAGGCCGACCAGCAGGTGCTCGGTGGAGACGTACTCGTCCCCGAGGGCACCGGCCTGCTCACCCGCCGCGTTGACCACCCGGAGGAACTCGCGGGACGGGGAGGGCGCCGACACGGTGGCGCCGCTGACGCTGTGCATCCGGCGCAGCGCCGCGTCGGCCTTGCTGCGCACGTCCACCGGGTCGGCGGCGACCGCGGTCAGCAGCGGGCCGGCGATGCCGTCGGTCTGCTCCAGCAGGGCGACGAGCAGGTGCAGCGGCTCCAGTGCCGCCTGACCCCGGCCGACGGCGAGGCGCTGGGCGCCGGCGACGGCCTCCTGCGAGCGGGTCGTGAGCTTGCTCTCCATGCTCGGGCGCACGTCCTTTCGTCTCTGTCGTCTCCGCCGTCCATCCGTGGCGGGCGCGCTGCCTGCTCCAACGACGCATGGGTTGAGTCTGTTCCGCTCAACTCTGCCATGACCCCGGCCGGCCGCACAGCCCGGCGTCGACGCACGTCATCCGCCCGTCCGGACGAGAGGCGGCGGTGGTGTCCCGGCGTCACAGCAACATCGGCCTAGACTGTGGCCATGACCGCCCTGCCGGCGCCGAGCGTGGCGCTCGACGACCAGCTGTGCTTCGCCCTGTACGCCGCCTCGCGGGCGGTGACCGCGCGGTACCGCCCGATGCTGGACGCCATCGGGCTGACCTACCCGCAGTACCTCGTGATGCTGCTGCTCTGGGAGTCGGACAACCAGACGGTGGGCCAGCTGGGCTCGCGGCTCGCCCTGGACAGCGGCACCCTCTCCCCGCTGCTCAAGCGACTGACCACCGCCGGCCTGGTGACGCGGAACCGGCGGGTCGAGGACGAGCGTTCGGTGTCCATCGCCCTCACCGACGCGGGGCGTGCCCTGCAGGAGAAGGCCATCGCCATCTCCGAGGAGATGATCGGGGCCATCGGCTTCGACACCCGCGAGTTCGACGACCTCAAGAGCCGGCTGCGGCTGCTCACCGACCGGGTCAACGGCGCGGCCGCGGCCGCGGACCGGTCGACCGCCGGA encodes the following:
- a CDS encoding FAD-dependent oxidoreductase; this translates as MSTERFLVIGGDAAGMSAAAQARRLRTADDLEIVVLEQGDVVSYSACGIPYWVGGQVEDRDALIARTPAEFAARDITVHTRTRAVEIDAGAGKVVTDTGERIGYDRLLVATGGRPNRPPIPGLDAPGVFGVHRLDDGAAIRAALDAGPRRALVLGGGYIGLEMAEALQRRGLEVTVVLADPLPMQLLDADMAERVCAGMGAMGMEMHPDQAVREILVDESGRARGVRTDAGSYDADLIVLGLGMGPEVALAERAGIRLGTTGAIAVDRTQRTRSHPEIYAAGDCSQTFHRVTGEATHVALGTHANKQGRVAGSVIGGRAARFAGVLGTALTKVGELEIGRTGLCTTEAEQAGFDYRSDTIEATTKAGYYPGAEEVAIKLLSEAGSGRLLGAQIVGGPGSGKRIDVLAAAIWAGMTAEDLAGSDLSYAPPFSPTYDPVVVAARVVSRIEQG
- a CDS encoding FAD-binding oxidoreductase, whose amino-acid sequence is MTTTTATWLAELTDALGADSVLTDPDVTAGYARDQAMLAPAGTPAAVVFPRCTDDVVAVMRVAARHGLPVVPRGAGSGLAGASNAVDGGITVVMTRMDAVLEISPADRLAVVQPGVVNKQLRDAVAGAGLFYPPDPSSYDWCTIGGNLSTNSGGLCCVKYGVTTDYVLGLEVVLADGRVLRTGRRTVKGVTGYDLARLFVGSEGTLGIITEATLALRPAPKKPVTLAATFATTAQTGQVVERVVTSGLVPSLLEVMDNTCIRAVDDLLKADLDRDARALLVAQSDAGGEAAAQEIAALEELCREAGAEFVHSTDDPAEGDLLLAARRMALPALEQLGSTLIDDVAVPRSRIAQFLDGCDTVAAARALTIGVVGHAGDGNMHPTICFDPVDADQRERAFAAFDDILELGLALGGTITGEHGVGVIKVDWLEREIGPVALDVHRSIKSALDPAGLLNPGTVFRAAHRDATLGR
- the pyrE gene encoding orotate phosphoribosyltransferase — protein: MTAAPALPDRDRLHRLILDLAVVHGKVTLSSGQEADWYIDLRRVTLHHEGAPLVGRVMRQLTGDLRYDVVGGLTLGADPVATAMLHAAAAGEGFLDACVVRKADKAHGLQRRIEGPDVAGRAVVVVEDVSTTGGSPLTAARALQEAGAEVVAVAVIVDRGGRAAVEEAGFEYRAAFALADLALG
- a CDS encoding fasciclin domain-containing protein produces the protein MDADLGRQWMLPYDVAPGRSRSRRTIPTDRDTVLALDPTGAPPIMNRIRTRGVLLTAVSALAITLSACGSDDAAETPAADTSTGTSAPSASPVPETSAMPVSEGPFGEGCAAVPTEGAGSFEGMSTAPVATAAGNNPALSTLVRAVQAANLVDTLNTTPDITVLAPADPAFAAVPADALNALLADTPALTTVLTHHVIPGRLAPDELAGTHPTLNDDQVTIAGSGEDFSIAADGTVVGMEASVICGNVQTANATVYIIDQVLEPAGR
- the clpB gene encoding ATP-dependent chaperone ClpB; this translates as MESKLTTRSQEAVAGAQRLAVGRGQAALEPLHLLVALLEQTDGIAGPLLTAVAADPVDVRSKADAALRRMHSVSGATVSAPSPSREFLRVVNAAGEQAGALGDEYVSTEHLLVGLAGSEGEAGAVLTGSGATPDALVAAFRTVRGNRKVTTADPESTFQALEKYAVDLTERAREGKIDPVIGRDTEIRRVVQVLSRRTKNNPVLIGEPGVGKTAIVEGLAQRIVAGDVPESLKGKRLMALDLGSMVAGAKYRGEFEERLKAVLQEITEAEGQVVTFIDELHTLVGAGATSDSSMDAGNMIKPMLARGELRMVGATTLDEFRKHIEKDAALERRFQQVFVGEPSVEDTIGILRGLKERYEVHHGVRITDGAIVAAATLSDRYVTSRFLPDKAIDLVDEAASRLRMEIDSRPVEVDEVERAVRRLEIEEMALGKEDDASSLERLAALREDLADKREELAELTARWQQDKSAIVRIQQIKEELERARLEAERAERDGRLAQAAELRYGRLPQLEKALAEAESSVETGDSMLKEEVGPDDIAEVVQAWTGIPAGRLLEGETQKLLRMEEGLAARVVGQPDAVRAVSDAVRRARSGVADPDRPTGSFLFLGPTGVGKTELAKALAEFLFDDERAMVRIDMSEYSEKHSVARLVGAPPGYVGYEAGGQLTEAVRRRPYTVVLLDEVEKAHSDVFDVLLQVLDDGRLTDGQGRTVDFRNTILILTSNLGSQIIADQSVPEERRRDAVLEVVRSHFKPEFLNRLDDVVVFRALGSDELTGIVDIQVGVLARRLAARRLTLRVTDAAEEWLALNGFDPVYGARPLRRLVQSAIGDQLAKALLSGEIRDGDEVLVDWTAAVAGEGDAGLSVTRG
- a CDS encoding MarR family winged helix-turn-helix transcriptional regulator, yielding MTALPAPSVALDDQLCFALYAASRAVTARYRPMLDAIGLTYPQYLVMLLLWESDNQTVGQLGSRLALDSGTLSPLLKRLTTAGLVTRNRRVEDERSVSIALTDAGRALQEKAIAISEEMIGAIGFDTREFDDLKSRLRLLTDRVNGAAAAADRSTAGR